TGTCGTTGCTCAGGTTTTTCCCGGTAAAATTAGTTGACCGTTTGTGTCTATTACTAGCGGAGCTGAGGTTTCGGAATACTTCGAGATATGGGCTTGTAAGACCCAATAATGGCCCATTTCTGAACAAGCTAATCACCGGCCGGTCAGCTACCATTGACGTCGGCTGCGTCGGAGAGATAAAGTCCGGCAAGATTCAGGTTGTGACGTCGATTAAGCGTATAGAAGGGAAGACAGTAGAATTCATCGATGGAAACACCAAAAATGTGGACTCCATTGTCTTCGCAACTGGTTACAAAAGCAGCGTTTCAAAATGGCTTGAGGTATTTTTGCAACTTCagacacaaaaacagagaaaagaaactCTGTTCTTGGTTTTTAATGGCTCTGATGTGATACACAGGTCGATGATGGAGATCTGTTCAACGAGAATGGGATGCCGAAACGCGAGTTCCCGGATCACTGGAAGGGGAAGAATGGTTTGTATAGTGCTGGCTTTGGGAAACAAGGCTTGGCTGGTATTTCAAGAGATGCTCGGAACATTGCTAGAGACATTGATTCTCTGGTTTGTGGGAGAAGCAGCAAGAACAAGCTTTCCAAATAAATTAGAactttttttgagtttttacatgtcaaaacacacaattattgaatattgatacaaacaagtgaaaaaagaagataacatTATTGATGATACATTGCAAGAGCTTCGATTGTGGACAGAGTAATCAGAATctcattattttgtttcccCTAGAGCGTTTCTGAGGTTAGAGTACTTGGTTTCGAGCTCATACCATGAATCCAAGTTCACCAAACGGTTAAACTCTTCGAAAGTTATCATCTTTTCTAAGTGGTCTTTGGTGGTTCCTTTCTCCTTGAGAATCTTAAGAACATCGACAAGAGCTCGAGTCGACGCATAGAGCGAGGTAAGTGGGTGTGCGATCAAGTGAAAACCCATTTCTTTAAGCTCATCAGGCGTATGCAATGGCGTGCGTCCACCTTCAAGCATGTTACACAGTCTGTAACCTTTTGTGCGCCTTCCGATTTCCTTAAGCTCGTCATCGTCCCTCGGTGCCTCAACAAAGGAAGCATCAGCTCCTGCCTGCACATTTTTCCAATCTGTCTCTATTACCCACCATTATGTCTTCTCAAAAGTTAAAGCTTTAATAACACAACATGATTTAGTAGTAACCTCCATATAAAGATTAGCACGGTCAATGGCGTCTGAAAGTCCTGTTTTTGCGGAAAGTGCACGAGCATCAGTCCTAGCGATTAGAAAAAAGTCAGCATCTCCAATAGCGTCTCTTGCTGATGCTATTTTAGCAGCGTGTTCCTCCGCAGGTATGACCTGTTtccaaattagaaaaataataatcatctGCACTCATGGACTATAAAGTAATAAGTTTCAATGTATAGATTTTGGTAGCAAACGATGAGGGAATGGTACCAATACCTCTTTGCCACGCATATGTCCTACACAAATGACAAATTGAGAGAGCAAACGAGTTAAAACCATTATTGGACATTTTGACAATAGCTTATAGGTTTGCAGAGgatgaaacagaaaaataacGTCTCTTACCACACCTCTTTGGCCATGCCTGGTCCTGCAAGAAACCCGAAATTAGATGAGTACAAGTCAGGATGAAGAAACTGTTTTTGTAGTTACTCTAATGAACACAACAAGTCAACAACTAAGATagcacaagaaagaaagattaacACAACACTATGAGTGATTAAATCTAACACACATgaaaatacattaaaaaaagtaGAGACTAGTAGTTTACCTCAAGGAAGCAACCAGCAGCACCTGCTGCGATTAAGTCCTTGACGGTTCTTTGAACATTGAGAGCATTTCCTCCACCAGTATCTGAACATTAATGTCAAAGAATATATCTTTTgaacagaacagaacagaacaaaCTTCTGATATTTTCCAAATCACTTCAAgatattgaaaaatgaaaattgcaATTATCTCTACGCAAATAGAGATCAAAGTAATCAACTATGGTTAAAGTCATTTAGAGCAGCAAGAGAAGAGTGTTTGAGATTGTGTTCTTGCCTGCATCTGCAATGATTGGAATCTTTGGAGCCGCAGCACACACTGATCTCGCCGTTGCTGCCATCTCCGGAGGTCTAAAACGACAAAGCAAAACGAATAAAACGACAGAAGATAAAGTTTCTACTAaagaagaccaaaaaaaaaaaaggcgcACGTTATCAAACCGAAATCTGGTTTTCCCAAAGTTACGGCGGAGAGGGCGTAACCGGAGATTAATGCGGCGGAGAATCCGGTCTGCTGCACAATAGCCGCAGATAATGCGTCGTAGACTCCGGGAATAAGCACAGCACCTTGCTCTTCAATCAGACGGTGAACACGTGACTGCATTCTCACCGTCGGATAAACCGATCTGACGCCGCGAGGGTTTTGCCCTATTTTAGCTGAAATTGTAGGGTTTGAGCTAAAGAGTGAAGTGGATTTGGCCGCCATTAACATCGACATTCTCGAAGCTCTGAAGATAGTACAGAACCGTTGgagagtgaagaagacaagagatCAGTATATATCAATCGtaataaataagaagaagagaaagtttaCTTTAATTCAACGATATCCACGTGTCATATGATTATTAGCTATTAATTGTACTGAGGCTCTTAATCCATAATTTAAACGAATCGTGTTGATATGaaagttataaagaaaaaccatTGTTGCAAGGAGAGACTATGGTTAGGTACGCACGTTTATTGGGGTTAGTTATGGTCGTGGAGTTATGCGTTCATCAATTCTACTTCCCTAACTTCGTTTGTGATTCAATTCAACCTCATTATACTTTAAAGAAGAGTTTGGTAAGTATGTTCCTAAACTGATCAAGGGATTTAGACCGAGATCCCTTGTGTGGAGTTGATGTAGGACAGACTTGTTCGTGAAACTGATATCCTCTCTTACTCCCTTTTATTAGGTGTGTGTATTAGCCATGTTAAGCTTACCTTGACGTATATAATTCCTTTTGTATaggaaaaaagattataaacaaaattatggtCAATTTCAATATACTTATACAATGCatatcaaccaaaaatatcattatattCAGAAATTTCGCATTTACTTTCGTCTTTATCaactttaatttgtattttcagttttgtattataacccatatattattttcttatagaaACCTACTATATTTTAAATCTATCGTTTCTCTACAAACTTGGGTTAAAAGTGATGAATCATGATTATTTTTACCAAACTTGGGTTAAAactcatgaatcatgattattaattatatatttactttcaGTTAAAAGTGAAGTAGATAACCATTTAGacaattaattttggttgataaaaaaaatatatgcaatatAAATCACATATATACTCAAAGAGTTTTCTCTACATTTAAGGTGTCTAGCcatgaaagttttttttacatcaaaagatattaaaaatatttatttaatctaaatctattatatttattgttacttataataaatgtaaataaattaaaggtttatattgcatattatttttgactttATAGTAGCCCTGAAAGTTCGGTCAGAACCGATTAAACAG
This sequence is a window from Arabidopsis thaliana chromosome 1 sequence. Protein-coding genes within it:
- a CDS encoding Phosphoenolpyruvate carboxylase family protein (Phosphoenolpyruvate carboxylase family protein; FUNCTIONS IN: isocitrate lyase activity, catalytic activity; INVOLVED IN: metabolic process; LOCATED IN: chloroplast, chloroplast stroma; EXPRESSED IN: 22 plant structures; EXPRESSED DURING: 14 growth stages; CONTAINS InterPro DOMAIN/s: Pyruvate/Phosphoenolpyruvate kinase, catalytic core (InterPro:IPR015813), Isocitrate lyase/phosphorylmutase, conserved site (InterPro:IPR018523), Isocitrate lyase/phosphorylmutase (InterPro:IPR000918); BEST Arabidopsis thaliana protein match is: Phosphoenolpyruvate carboxylase family protein (TAIR:AT1G77060.1); Has 8771 Blast hits to 8771 proteins in 1489 species: Archae - 119; Bacteria - 4900; Metazoa - 32; Fungi - 522; Plants - 172; Viruses - 0; Other Eukaryotes - 3026 (source: NCBI BLink).), with amino-acid sequence MSMLMAAKSTSLFSSNPTISAKIGQNPRGVRSVYPTVRMQSRVHRLIEEQGAVLIPGVYDALSAAIVQQTGFSAALISGYALSAVTLGKPDFGLITPPEMAATARSVCAAAPKIPIIADADTGGGNALNVQRTVKDLIAAGAAGCFLEDQAWPKRCGHMRGKEVIPAEEHAAKIASARDAIGDADFFLIARTDARALSAKTGLSDAIDRANLYMEAGADASFVEAPRDDDELKEIGRRTKGYRLCNMLEGGRTPLHTPDELKEMGFHLIAHPLTSLYASTRALVDVLKILKEKGTTKDHLEKMITFEEFNRLVNLDSWYELETKYSNLRNALGETK